The following nucleotide sequence is from Solanum dulcamara chromosome 7, daSolDulc1.2, whole genome shotgun sequence.
ATAAATATTTCGTGTTTTTACCTGTAACCCCATTCGTTGTCGTACCATGCAACAAGCTTGACAAATTTCTTGCTCAAAGCAATTCCAGCCTTGGCATCAAATATGCTTGATCTGCAAATCATTTCCATTCAGAAATACATAGTCTGATTAGTAGAGCAAGATAAAAGTGGATCACCGCATATAAGGTTCAAGCAAGAACTTTAGTGGAGCTCATGAAACGCGAAATACAGAAATTCAATCATAACACACATCAAAATCCCAAACTCACCTATTGTCTCCCACAAAATCCGTGGATACCACATCATCTTCAGTGTAACCTAGAATTCCCTTCAATTTTCCTTCAGACTCCTCCCTTTAAAGTATATAACAATTCAAGTTAGCAGTGTCAGGTGAACAAGCAgctccaaaaaaaagaaaaaagtcaaAGAACACAAATGATTGCAAGACGCTATGATACTATTTAGGgaaaaaggaaaatgacttcTACAAGCTTACTTAATGGCAGCTTTGATCTCATCATAGGTAGCTTCTTTCTCCAACCTCACTGTGAGATCAACCACAGACACATCAACAGTTGGGACTCGGAAAGCCATTCCGGTTAACTTCCCATTCAGTGCTGGTAGCACTTTACCGACAGCCTTGGCAGCTCCAGTACTGCTGGGAATAATGTTGAATGAAGCAGCTCTTCCACCTCTCCAATCCTTGGCAGATGGCCCATCAACAGTCTTCTGAGTGGCTGAAATATTATGGTGGTAGCCAAATCGAGTGAGCGagttaaaattaatatatttttaagcagAAGCAAGAGAGACTTACCGGTAATGGAGTGGACTGTGGTCATGAGACCCTCAACAATTCCAAATCTGTCATTTATAACCTGTAGAATGACATGAGAAATTGTGAGATGATGTTTCATTCTAATCCACATTATGCAATGACACAATAGTCAATTTGAAGGAACCGGGTGGGTGGAAAAGGAGAACCTTGGCCAAGGGAGCAAGGCAATTCGTGGTACAGCTAGCGTTTGAAACAATGTTGAGCTCTGGCTTGTATTCCTTCTCATTGACACCCACGACAAACATAGGAGCATCCTTGCTAGGGGCGGAAATGATAACTTTCTTGGCACCACCCTGatgattcaaaaatttgaacaGATATTAGCTCCCTTGAATCACCAATAATAACTCTAGTTAAggccaaaaagaaaaacaagtaATTAATCCAACTATCATAGCATTAACAGAAACAAACATAAAGATACCAAGTTTGACGTAGATTCCTTAATATAACTCAACAATGAGATAtgctttatttaattattttctaaatttaaattgattttagttGCATCAACACTTGAGATAAAACGTTCTACAAAAAATCAATGCCCTTGGCAAGAAAAACTTATAAATTATAcaccctccgtttcaattttttttatccaaGCTTTCTCTACTGGGAGTCATCAAAGGAGGAATGGGCATACGCTGGTTCGATAAGCCAAGGAAAAACAACCGCTTTTGAATTGGTAGAGTTTAAGAAGGCGTTTTCAACTCTATAATTTCAACTTTCTAGTTTCTGACATCTTTTCAGACCACAAGATTACAAATAtcactaaaatatatatatactagtatGCTCACCAGAAACTCGAGTATAACTCCTCCGATCATCAAATAGATGTGAACATCAAGCATCAATTAACATCACTTAGTGCAAATTTTGTAATGTTATCAGTATATTCAATAAAAGATACACATCAAACATCAATTAACGCAAAACTTGATGATCATACACACAGAACGCACAAATTTGTGGGACTTTACCTTTTAATTCAAAGCAAGGAAGATCAGCTAAGAACAGAGATCTATTTCTTTATAATTACAAACCTTCAAATGAGCAGCAGCTTTGTCCTTATCGGTGAAAACACCGGTCGACTCCACAATGTAATCAGCTCCTGTCTGTGCCCATGGAATCTCCTCTGGGTTCCTTCAGATATACAAAGAAAGTTAACAATCAGGAACTCAAATCGACCCAATAAAATTGTAAATcaatttgtatatatgttaaAGAGATAAAACATTACCTAAAGCCAAAAACAGTAACAGCCTTCTCACCAAAGAGAAGGGTCTTCTCATCCTTAACCTTGAGCTCATGATGCTTCCACTGGCCGTGTACACTATCATACTTAAACATATATGTCTGCAACACCGACAAAACCGAATCCCTCAACTAAACTATCAAAACATTATCAATAACCTCATTCAAATTTTCGTTTTCTGGGGCATTTACCATGTAATCAACTGAGATAAATGGGTCGTTAACTGCAACAAGTTCGACATCATCTCTTTGGAGAGCAACCCGAGCCACCAATCGGCCAATTCTTCCAAATCCTTCATACAAAACAAGATTTCAAAACTATAGAATATAGTACCAAATAAAGGTAGATAAAATTCACTTGACTTTGAACAAATTCTTACCGTTGATTCCAATCTTAACTTTAGCTGTGAAAGTAAGAAacaaggaaagaaaaaagataGATTAATTGAAGTTCATGATCAAAAAAACAggggaaaaaaagagagagagaattgaaataccCATGATTTTTTCTGTGTGTGAAATGAGAGGTTGCAGGGTTTTGTGGAACAGTGTAGTGGAAGGGTTTTAATATAAACTGGCTGGTGACCGGCAACCGAAATATGCAGTGTATTGAGGATTTTTCACCTAATTTATTGCTCCATTAATTAATGGTAAAATAATGTTACctcaattttatattaattgaatttttagaaatttttttaatatttaaactagttaaattatttaaaattaaagagaaatatttttttttaaaatcatgtttACCCTTTAcattaatgaagttttgtaattttttagGAGTTAAATTAcactacttacaaagttatactccaataaaaatctatttgaatttatgatttcatatttaatcatttttatggTGCTGATTAAATAAAAGgataatagagaaaaatatgatttaaatatttttcttaatatatatgcattatcttaaaaatttcgttaatatggaatagagaaagtacctttgatttatttttacttattatattttgctaatttgattaatattttgagctaatagtcaaatttaaatttcaaatatgtcattaattattaataaaaaatagtcTTAAAAATTACTTTAAGTGAATATGAATTAAATAATATCAAATGGAAGAGATATGAAATATTTGAGTATAAATATAGTTGTGATTGCTTTATATTGACTTAaactattattaaaaatatatgttatatttttaaatcatgaatttgtttttatatgaaaaataaattaggaATTAGCATGTCTAACACAAAAACATGGTTAGTTAATCATAGTTGTGATCAAAACAATAtgtcaaaacttgaaaaatagtAAATTCCATAGAGCTATTAGTTTTGTTTAGAAAAAAAGGATTTATGATGGAACTCCAATTTTCAATACTTGAATAATGAGTCGAAGAATTTgaagaaagaaacaaaaaaagttGGCAGAGATAAAAAAGGGAGAAGTTTCGAGTCAATGAAACGTACATTTTGTCCCCCTTGATTTGCGTGAATCGCAAGCTGATAAAACCGATATTTGGCAAATATATAGGCCATTATCTGACACTTGTCTTTCAATTTAGGCGTTCCCTCTAGAAAATacacagaaaaaaaaaaggaatgggAGAAAAAGGCTGTTAGGTTTGGATGCTAGGTATCGGTTCgttttgattttatatattatttatttaattttttaatttttattttttaatttattaatatgttaatagtttgaatttcaatttaatcgataaaaaaatatttatattattataaatacaaaatgtttataaaataaaaatagtagcaAGAATAAAAGTGCAATATAAATTTCTAAGTTGATCGTTTTTATATGTCTTTGTCACAATCAAATCTAAAATTGAGAAGAGACGGACAATATTAATTTATGTCCAAAAGAGAAAAGGTGTCACAATTGAGAGATAAGAGAGGCTAGTTCGTGTTGTCTACGCccgaaagtaatactaaaattTAGGAAATAAGATCGGTAAAATGTTAaaggcattactatataattatGAGTAAAATGGTGATTTTAATATAATCTTAATTGGTTATCGATTTAACCATTTACCAAAATCATAAAATGGAAAATCAAATTGATgcctcaataaaaaaaattacaaaatcgTTTTAAAAATCATTAACTCAATAATTTAAGACCGACAaactaataatatattttttttattaaacttaTCGGTGATACTgatttttgcacacccctaaATTCACTTATTACTCATGGAATCTCGTTTTATAGGAAAATAGTTTAACAATCGAAAATAGAGCACTTTGTGTAGATACATTGGTCAAGCAAATTAGATATATGCATTCAAAACTAGTTTCGTATAACTTATGTAATTATTGAAACTATCATTTTATTGAGTAATTAACATCGATATCTAAGTGGCCATATTGAATTCTTGAGAACCATCATAATTATGTTCGGtctctatatatatttgaatgaAAATATCGCGTCGTCCAGCGAAATCTAGAAGAAGGTGACTCGTGCAGACAACTGACTCTTTTTCAGTAGAAAAGAATAGTCAAATCAACCCAGCTGGCTGATCATTCTCAGAGATCTTATCAGCCGATCGAAAATAATCAATCACGGACCCAACCTTATCAACATCAAGGTGTACTAATCAATGAACCCACGAAATCAACTTTCTTTTATGACCGGTTGTGCAAGAGTATTCCACCCAGTATCCCTGAAAtagagagtttgaaaatgggCTATGGTGTAAGAGAATCATTGGGCTCGGCCTAGGTCTTATTTACGGAAACAGGTTACAAACTACTGGGCTTATAAATAGGAACGTCCAAATTCTATCTGTACAGGCCCAAACTCAGTAAGAATTGTACAAATAGCCGATTTCAGGATCCTTATTTACAGTATAGCCATAATTTGGtttagtttatatatatattttaaataaaaaaagaatggtGGTAGGTAAAGGGGAAATTGGACAGGTTATAATTTATAAGGTGGTAATTGATTTAAACTCTTATCAACAAGGTGAAAGTTCACGTAGTCAAACAACTAAGttactaaattttttttacatgtatAGTTAGTTTTCAACCTTGCCAATGTTTTCATAATTTTCCAACAACATCCCCTTGACTTAGATTCATTTTtcaattaattcaaaaaatttaacatcCACTGTTTTCAAGCTTGTAATAACGGTGATTTTTTTAGATAATattatttagaaaatatatgttaaataatttataaaaactGCCCATTAAATTTTACGAAAATTGTGTCCACGTATTCAGCAATGGAAAAGATAATTTAGTGAGTATCAAAATAAACAATTAGTTGCTATGAATTCATGAGGATACAAATTTCTCTAAAATACTTTGATAATAGGGAAAATGCTTAAATATGCAATTAAACTTTAAGAAAAGATTTATTTATGTCACctgttaaaagtttggctcatttatgtcattgtcGTTTGAGAAAAGATTCATCTataccattattttttaactctgaTTTTGCAAAACCACTCAAACAATTTTTACACTTTTTTATTGAAGTTTTGAATCAAATCTActctttttgcttcttcttcttcaagaacaccaagaacacatgaataaaactaagaactccaaatttccaacttcttcatttttttacaaaatcacCTTAAATTTCAATAGTAGTATCCCTCCGAACTAGATATCACGACTTCTGATAAGCTTGAGGTGATTTTGAGgtgatgctactattgaaatttgaggtgattttgtgaaaaattgaagaaactgAAAAATTGGAGGGCATAGATGAGTCATTTTCTCAAATgacaatgacataaatgagtcaaacttttaaCTAATGATATAAATcagtcttttctcaaagttcaataacatatttgagtcttttccCTTATAATAATAGTCTctaattaagtaaaataaaagtaaatgaTGAAATAGTAAGAGGGTGTTtggagtttttaaaaataacttataaactaaaaaaattaaaagccaTAAGTTATCCAACGATTAGCTTATAGATTATTTTagtacttttttttaatcttaaagTATGTGTTTAAACGCATTCCTTACTTCACAACATTTGTATTGTTTGCGGTAACTAGTCAATTTGATGCTATCTGTCAAACATGTATGCAATTATGCGTTGTTGCtaatctaaattattttttatgtcatAATATCATGTTTGATCTTGATTTTATCATGTAAACATTCTTACATGCAGAATTAAATCAACATCAATTTGTAATTGGATGAGAAAGAATGGTTTTATGTTGTGAAAATGGCCAACAGACCATTTTCTTTGAGCCATGGCCCCAACTTCATGTTAAGAATAATGGTTCCATACACTTGAACCACGTCATTCCCTTAATTTGTCCATTTCATTAATGGCACCAAACATAAGTTACGAAATTCCATGAACTTATCTTTCCAATATTCGTGAACCTATCTTATCAATAGATCTGAATATTAAAACCTTTTCCGTTTCTGTCAAGATATTTTTTAAGTGTTCCAAATTTATCATTAGATCTAATCCAAATATAATGTTCGTGTTAATTTTTTGAATAAGTTTGAGGCTTTTGACACCCTTTTTAATTTGAATACTTCTTGTTGCACCTCTATCTCTAAAAGGTGAGGGTGATGACGATTTTCCTATGATATTAATTACAAATTCCTTTCATTTTTGGATGATTCCTTTcctaaataaatagaaaattgTGAGTTTGATTCGGTAATCAAGCAAAGTActataaaagaacaaataatgAACTAAAAGAAAGATTTCAAGATCAATAAAATAGGATTACGATTTGTTGTTTAGTCAAAATTAATCGAagtaaatttcataaaaatagcGCTCATTGCTCACTTTTGAACTTTGTCTTTGAAAAGTGGCTATTATTGTAGAGtttcaaaattcatattttcgtGTGATTTTTGAAATACCAACCTCCATGATAATAACTATTttcaataacaaaaataactaAACATGGTTATTTGTAAATTTTACATAAGTACGTATAACactaattatttattgattCAATCGATTTCTAGCACGTCTAAATTAGTTAGTCGAAAGTACTCATGTGACACCCCTTGTTTTAATTGAAGCTAATTCGTCCTCCGTACACTATTTGTTAATAGAAGTCTTTGTCGTTGAGCCATATATGGAGATattttatcaaaagaaaatactTAGAATTGAAACTTGATTTTGACAATGCTATTCTGTTACAAACGATAACCTCTAGCTCACAAGAAGCCTATGAACAAATAATTAACGGGAGGAGAATTATATATAAGATCTCAAGTTTAATTTTTagtggagaaaaaaatattatttcgtACGATAGACAAATTAAAATCACTCAATATTTATGTCAATTAAAGATAACAAACATCCAATAAAATGACCAAATTGTGTGCAAACTGATCACTCACATATTGCttataaaaaaagaaggaaaaaaaaaggtagatatatatatgacttATGAGAGTGACAAAGCATAAAAAAACTAGGGTCAGTTGGAACATGCTCACATGGCTTTGCACATGGGATTTCATGATTTCGAACTTCAAGTACTTAT
It contains:
- the LOC129893830 gene encoding glyceraldehyde-3-phosphate dehydrogenase, cytosolic-like, yielding MAKVKIGINGFGRIGRLVARVALQRDDVELVAVNDPFISVDYMTYMFKYDSVHGQWKHHELKVKDEKTLLFGEKAVTVFGFRNPEEIPWAQTGADYIVESTGVFTDKDKAAAHLKGGAKKVIISAPSKDAPMFVVGVNEKEYKPELNIVSNASCTTNCLAPLAKVINDRFGIVEGLMTTVHSITATQKTVDGPSAKDWRGGRAASFNIIPSSTGAAKAVGKVLPALNGKLTGMAFRVPTVDVSVVDLTVRLEKEATYDEIKAAIKEESEGKLKGILGYTEDDVVSTDFVGDNRSSIFDAKAGIALSKKFVKLVAWYDNEWGYSTRVVDLIVHMSSVQ